A stretch of the uncultured Desulfobacter sp. genome encodes the following:
- a CDS encoding aminodeoxychorismate/anthranilate synthase component II, with protein MKTAIIDNYDSFTFNLVHYVLHTGAQAEVFRNDKISVAELEDLGFDAIILSPGPGRPEDAGICLELVQKLSGKLPILGVCLGHQTIAQSFGGTIIHAKSIMHGKTSMVEADGKHIFSGINKPFNVMRYHSLAVQESDLPDCLEVTARTLDGEIMGIRHKEHPTQGVQFHPESFMTTVGKRLIRNFIKGA; from the coding sequence ATGAAAACCGCAATAATAGACAACTACGATTCCTTTACCTTTAACCTGGTGCATTATGTGCTGCATACAGGGGCCCAGGCAGAGGTATTTAGAAACGATAAGATCAGTGTGGCCGAACTTGAGGACTTAGGGTTTGATGCAATTATCCTGTCACCGGGGCCGGGCAGGCCCGAAGACGCAGGCATCTGCCTAGAACTTGTACAAAAGCTGTCAGGAAAACTTCCTATTCTGGGTGTATGTTTAGGACATCAGACCATTGCCCAGAGTTTTGGCGGCACCATTATCCATGCCAAGTCCATTATGCACGGCAAAACATCTATGGTGGAAGCAGACGGGAAACATATTTTTTCTGGCATCAACAAGCCCTTTAATGTTATGCGTTACCACTCCCTGGCGGTTCAGGAATCAGACCTGCCCGATTGTCTGGAAGTGACAGCCAGAACCCTGGACGGGGAAATCATGGGCATAAGGCACAAAGAACACCCAACCCAGGGAGTTCAGTTCCATCCGGAATCTTTCATGACCACTGTGGGAAAACGGCTGATCAGAAACTTCATCAAAGGAGCATGA